The Methylococcus sp. Mc7 genomic sequence CTGATCGAGGGGAGAGTCGACTGGCCGTTCATCCAATTCATACTTGGACGTTTTCCTGCTCTTGCCGTTCCAGATGTTGTCCGCCCGCTGGGCCGGCGGTTCGTGCCTGCCATCACCGGGATGCTCCTCCAGTATCGCATCCGCTGCTCTCTCCGCCAACACCTAGCCTTAGTCAGCCGCTTCAGCTCACTCTTTGGGGCTCCGGACAACTGGGCGGGCTAGTGAGTGGCCATGGTCCGTTTATCCAGAATTCTATATAGGCCGGGCATTGGAGTACTCTCCAACGTCACTTCGCGTACTTCCTCGATCACCCGTTTGCAGCCAGGCTTGATAGGTCTGCATTCCGCCGGAAAGTACCTTTACCCGTAGACCGTATTGCTGCAATAACCGATAGGCATAATAAGCGCGTTGGCCTACACCACACATCAGCCAGATTTCCCGATCTTGAGGTAGATCCTGTAGGCGATCACGCAAGGTATCGAGAGGAAAGTTCTGCGCATTCGGGAAATGGCCGCCCGTATATTCTGCCTCGCTGCGTACGTCGACCAGCAAGGCCTTGGTGTTTTCCAGCTCACCCCAATCTGCCAGAGGCAGATCGCCCCTTAGGTGGTTGCCGGCCACCATACCGACGAGATTGACGGGGTCCTTAGCTGCGCCAAACTGGGGCGCATAGCAAAGTTCCAGTTCTTCCAGATCGAACACCCTGGCTCCCTGCATCATGGCAGTGGCAATGACGTCGATGCGTCGCGCCACACCAGCTTCACCCACAGCTTGCGCGCCTAGTATCCTGCCGTCCGTTTTGGCGAACAGCAGCTTAATGTGAATCGGCTTGGCGCCCGGAAAATAGCTCGCATGGTGGCCGGGATGCAGGTAGACCTTTTCGTAGCCTTGGCCGGCTCGTCGTAGCAGTGTTTCGCTCGGGCCGGTACAGGCAACGGTGAGTCCGAACACTTCGCACACGGCGGTGCCGAGCACGCCCTCGAAAGCCAACGGATAGATCGGATCCGCACTGCAGTTGAGTTGATGAATAATGGCGGTGGCGGCCACCCGCCCCTGCCGGTTGGCAGGCCCTGCAAGCGGCACGAGCTGCCATTCGCGGGTAATGAGATTTTTCACTTCGACCACGTCTCCCACTGCCCAGATGGAAGGATCGTCGGTGCGCATGGATTCATCGACGCGAATACCGCCAAGGGCGCCCAACTCCAAACCGGCGGCCCGCGCGAGGGCGGTATCCGGACGCACACCGATCGCTACGATGACCAGGTCGGTGTTCAGCATCGTCCCCCGCGAGGTGTGCGCCCCCAGAGTGTTATCCGGTAGCCGCTCGAAGCCCGCCGCACCTTCCCCCAAGCATAGATGGACACCGTTGGCTCGCAGCCTGTCGGCGGCGTAGCCGGCCATTTCCGGGTCGAGTGGAGGCAACACCTGATCGGCCAACTCCAGCAGGGTGACTTCCAGTCCCAGCCGAACCAGATTTTCGGCCATTTCCAGGCCGATAAAACCGCCTCCGAGGATCAATGCACGCCGGGCTTGGGCTGCGGCCGCTTTTATCTTTCGGCTATCCGGTATGGTACGGAGCATGAAGATGCCTGGCAGATCAATGCCTGGCAGATCTGGGCGGACTGGTTGTGCGCCAGTGGCCAAGACTAGAGCATCGTAAGGCTCTCGTCGCCTAATCCCAGTTTTCAAATCGAGCACCTCGACAGATTTGCTTTGGCGATCGATCCGAGTAACTTCGGTTTCGGTATGCACGTCGATGTTGAAACGATGTTTGAAAGTATCCGGATTTGCCACCAGCAAATTCGCTTCCGACTCAATCACATCGCCTACGAAATAGGGTAGACCGCAATTGGCAAAGGAGACATACGGTCCCTTCTCGAAGACGACGATCTCGCACCTTTCGCAGAGTCTGCGCGCACGGGCCGCGCAAGTAGCTCCGCCGGCGACGCCGCCAACGATGAGGATACGTTTCTTGGCTGGATTCATGGCCTCAGTTCTCCGTAGAGGAAAGGTGGAGGAGCTCGACGCCTTGAGTATCCGCGTCTTGGAAAAGGCGGTGCCTGCATATTACCTGAATCCGTGTTCCCCTCGGCTTACACCTTCCCATCGGGCCTGAACGCATGAATTTCGAGCGCTCTCCCTTGGGATTTGCCCTCGCTACCGGCGATCCGGGGAACGTTCGACCGGGGTTTCGGGGCCAATCTGCTTGGCGTGCGCTTATCGTCAGCTCATTTTCCGCTCCATGCGCGAGACTGTCCCTTCCGGGGTTCCGGAATCAGGGATTCGAGGCGTGCGGCAGGCATTTCCCGTCATCCGGACGCCGCCGCCCACAGCCGATTCTGAAGCATCACGAACACGGCTACGTTTGCCGCCACGCCACGGCCGAAATCGAGGATCAGCCGGCGGGCATGGGCGACGAACTTCGCCGCCCGGTACATGATCTCCTGCAGCACGGTCCGGATGCGGCGGCGCTTGGCCGGATGACGGATCGGCGCAATCTCGCCGGTCAGGCCGATCTGTCCCAAGAGACGCAGGCAGTTGTAGGCGAAGGCCGCCAGATGCAGGATCACGTCGTTGGTGTCGAACTTGCCCGAGGGCAGCCGCTCCAGATCAAGGTCGGTCTTGACAAGCCCGAAGGGCGCAGGACGCCACGCAGTGGCGGTCCTGAGCGAGGCGAAGGATTCGGCGGAGCCGAACAACTCGGAGTGGAACTGCTCATGCATGCCGTGGTGCTGGTAGAGTTCGATCACTTCCTCGGCGGAACAGGAGAGCGTCGTCCACCAGCCTTCCAGTTCGACCTCCGGGGCCAGCAGGTGTTGGCCCTTCTTGTCGATGGTGCGCTCGGTCACCTGGGCGACCAGGCGGAAGGAGCGCTTCTCCTTGTGCCAGGCGCGTTCCACTTCCAACGACAGCAACGCAACCCGCTTGCCTGGACGAGCCTCGGCAAAGGCGCCCGCCTCCTCGGCGCGCTTGACCCAGTCCCCCTTGTCCTGCTTGCGGGGGTTCCACTTGCAGATGAAGTCGAGGCTTCGCCCCAGCGCGGCTTGCCGGTCTCGCTCCGCGGCCTTGGCGAACAGAAGCTGTGCGCCGTCGAAACCGCTGTCCTCGCGCAGCAGCACGGGCTGATCCGGTTTGACCAGGCGTTCGATGCGCGGAAACAGCCGCTCGTAGAAGTAGTGCGTCTCGAACGCCGAGTGGCGGGACCCTGGCCTCAGTTCCAGCCCGGTGTTCCAGCCTTCGTTGCCGAGATAGGCGGCAATCGGCGTGTAACCGTCGAAGCCCTGATAGGTGCGCGACACCGCTTCCTTCTTCGTGCCACTATTGTCCATGGCGAAGGTATCGATGTCGCAGCAGACATAGCCCTTGTGCGGCGTGATCGGCGCCTCGGTTCGCTCCAGCAGCCTCAGGGAAAGCTCATCGGCCAGATCGCGGATGGCTTCCGCCTTGGCATTCAGACGCTGGCGCAGCCACACGGCTCCGGGCACCTTCGTCAGCCCCAGCGACTCCTTGAAGAAGCGATCATTCCGGAATGGCTCGATGGCTTCGAAGTCGCTCTTGCCCAGACTCAACAGCCCGACCACGCTCTTGACGATGTCCGAGGTACGCATGCCTTGCGACACCGGGATCTTCGGGTCAATGACCGCCTCCACCTGCGCCGCCTGGCAGCACTGGCCAATCAGCGCCAGGCCGGAATACGAGGTCAGTTGCAGCTTGCTGGATTGCTTGACTTCAAAGCGCGGCATGATCAAATGGGTGACATCGAAAATGGGCTAATTATACAATGGATTCAATATGTTATGAATTATTTAAAGGGTGGGAGCACGGATTCAGGTATTAGGAATGCGTAAGTGCTTTTTTACACAACCGGGTTAGGGATGGGGGGCGGTCATGGCCGGCTCGGAGGGATGCAGTTCCGCTGAGTCGCGCTGCTCCCAGCGAGAAAGGAGGGACGCTAAATCATAGCCCGATTGGGTCAGTTTAAGGCCACGATCGGCCATCATCAGTCCCATGATGATCACTAGGATGCCGGATACACGAACTAGCAGATGGATAGTGTTTCGCGACAAGATGCTCGCAAACAACCCGAAGCCGAGCAAAGGAAGCAGGGTGCCCAAACCGAAGAAGAACAGGATAGTAGCTCCTTCCCGCGGGCTGCCGGTGCCGGCGGCCATGATGTACATGGCTTGCAGAGGGCCGCAGCCGAGCAATAGGCCGGTCAACAAGCCGATGATCAGGGGATTGTGCTGCTCACGAACTTCTTTCGCCACGCCACGGACCATAAAACGCGGGAAGCGCAAGGTAAAATATCGTAAAAAGGCAAAGACATTGAGCATCTTCAGACCGTAGATCACCAAAAAAAGGCTCGCTGCGAGAGCGGCTATGCCGCGCATGTAAGCTGTGATGGTAACCAGCGAGCCCAGTAGGCCGAAACCGGCTCCGATCAGGACATAGGATGCGGTCTTGCCGAAGGCATACAACAGATGCGCAGCGGCCAACCTGGCAACAGTGCGCGGGGCGACTGCCGTTGAATAACTCACGACGAAGCCGCCGCACATACCGATGCAGTGAAAACCGGTAAGAAAACCGATCGTGAACAACATCGCGTAACCGACTTGGGCACTCATCTGCTTCATCAGGCCCGGCATCAGGCTCTTGCCCCAGAACGCCACGCCGCCTACGACCAGCAGCAGAAGGAAGAAGATCAATCCATTCAGCGCATAGTGCTTCAAGGACCGTTTGGCAATTTTGGCAACGCGATAGCCCTTTTCCTCGATGGCCCGGCGTATGCGTGGTTCGCTGATGAACGCGTCATCGAATTCGACTTCGGCCCTTGCAGTGGGATAGCTGGCCTTGGCCCACTGTATACCCGGCAGGCGACGTAAGGCCTCCTCGATGATTTGCTCGCAACCCGTGCAATGCATGTCCTCGATGCGGAGTTGGATCCGTCTGTTTGCCATGCTGCTTACCTACCTGGGTATCCAATGGACCTGCCCCTTCGGGGACCTGGCGTTCATGGCGCCAATTTTTGCACCACCACAAACGCGCCACGCAGGTCGCCTTCTCGGTAACCAGTGGCTAAGTCCTGGGGATACAACTCGCTGAGCTTGGATTTGATCGCCGGTCCGATCGCGTCGCCATGGCACCCCAGGCAGACCCCCTCGATCGGTATCGCTTTCATGAAACGGAACTCGTTGCCAACGACTTTGGCATAGCTCAAGTTCGCGGGGTTTTCACCGGCAATCTTGCGGTTCTCGAAATCGTTTAACACTTGGCTTTGCCATTCGGTCGGCGCATTGTTGATGTTGCGATATTTCAGACTGACGCGGCTGACCTGCATTCCACTCTGGGCGGAAACCTGGCTGGCGATGGCCGGCGCCTCAAGCTGGCACACACTCAGCGCGTCGACCTGTCTGCCGGCTCGCAGCGCCGCCTCCAGTGCGGCTTTCAGGGCGCTGCCGAGAGTCCGGACCGCAGCTTTGGCTTTCTCCACCAAAGCGGCCTCATCAACCGGGGAAGGTGCTCGGACAGATTCAATACGATGTGCCTGTTCGGCTTTAGGGATTATGGCGCCTGCCTGATCCTGCTTCCCGCCAGCAATGCAAGCCAACGCCACGACTGCCAAACCGATCATCAAGAACCGTTGTTGCATCCCGATTCACTCCTTCATTATGCCTAAAGCTTGCCCAAAGCCCGGTTGCGTCGATGGGCAAGCTGCGCTTTACCCGAGGCACTGTACCTCCCAGCCAGACACGCTCGACGTGCGGGATCAGGCAATCGTCGCGCCAGGCGTGCTCACAGCGCTGTGCGGGACTACGCCGCTGTGCCGCGTGGCGCCAATAGCCTGACGGGGCGATTCATTTATCCGGATGAATAAAGGAAATTTGAGGTGTCTCCATTCTGGCGCATTAGAGACTTCTAATCTAGATGCCGCCGTGAAAAATACAAGCTGTTGGTGCGCTGCAAGCGAACATTAAAAGCTCCAAAAGCCCAGTTAGGGGCCCAAGTGCTGGGAACTGAGACTCCCGAGACTCGGAATCGCCATGATGATCCTGGCCATCCAGCTCATTTCCGTTGAGAATGAAATCGCGATGCTCCGCGCCGGCGGCCTAACGTCCTGCCTGTTGCAAGCTTCGCTGGATTGCTGATCCGGTGCAGCCTGATGCTGTTGGGCTATCTAGTTCGCCTGATGTAGCGAACCGGCTTTCTTCCCTCCCATTGTCGATAGCGTCATGGACGTTCCCTACCGGCCTGGTTAGATTATCGTCTAATGGGAAATGGCGGCGGCCAAAACAACAAGGTGTCATATGGTAATTTACATGAGCTTTGAAGGTTTTTTCCGATGGTTGGACAGCGAACTGCCGAAGATCAGTCCTTTCAGGGATCCCCTCCTCTTACGACTCGTTCTCGCCGTCATTCCTGTCGTTTTCTTCGCCATCGACGCCCTATACGACATGCCCTTCTTCTATGGGCTGGCCCTGCCGTTCTATTGGCTGTGTTTAGCCCTCTATGCTCTCGGGCTGCTGCGATCCGTGGCGATTCTGCATCAAGTCTCTGCGGAGCTTCTGATCGTCTTGGTGATGATCGTGACGCTGATCGATGGGAAACCCTTAAGCGGCGCGCTGGTGGCCTGGTTCATCGGACTCGGTCTCTATGTGTCCTTTACGATCATCCGAAAGAACCGGGAAAAGATTGAAGGCCTCATCAAGCAAACCAAGACAACCGCCCTCCTTATGGTAGGGAGCGAGATTCGGGAGGTTCCAACTCATACGGTGCAAAAAGACGATGTGCTGATCGTACCCAAGGGTAGCGTTGTTCCGGTGGACGGCATCATCATCGAAGGTCGATCGTCCTTCGACGAATCGTCGATATCCGGCGAACCGTTCCCGATTCATCGAATACCAGGTGACGATATCCTATCGGGCACCTTTAACCTGTCTGCACCCATCCAGATTAAGGCCACAAAAAGCGGCGACGACTCTTTCATTAGCGTGATTACCGCAGAAATCGAGAAAACACTGCAGTACAAATCCACGCTTCAAAAAAGAGCCGACGCAATCGTCCAATATCTCCTTCTGGGCGTCAGCGGTTATTCGTTCTTGTTGCTCTTCGTCAGCGGCAGTTTGGACCTCATGGCTACGGCACTTTCCGTTCTTTGCCCCTGCGCCTGGGCCCTTGCGACACCAACGGCATTCGCTTCTGGTATTGGCCGCTCTGCCCGGCTCAATATCCTGGTGCGGGGCGGGGAGCCGCTGGAAACGATGCATGAGGTCAAGACTGTCATTCTCGATAAGACCGGCACGGTCACGCTGGCAGTGCCCGAGGTCCATCAGATCGTCGCGATGAAGACCACCGAAGCAGAGCTTCTGGAAATCGCCGCGTCCCTCGAGTCGCGATTTACCAGTCCGGTCGCGCGTTCCATTGTCAATTATTGCAAAGACCTTGGGATCACTCGGCTTAGGCCGGTGCGGGACGCCGAAGACTTACCCGGCAGAGGCGTTAGGGGCCGCCTCGATCATTGCGAAATACTGATCGGAAGTCCGGAAACTTTGGAAATGCAGGGAATCCAGCTGCCTGAGATCAAGTATGTCGGTCGGACCATCGGCCTGGCGAAGGACGGAGAGCTCATGGGGATGGTCATCATTCGTGACGTCGTCCAAACTGCCATGGAAAATCTCGCAGCAAGTATCCGTTCTTTTGGAGTCGAACGTGTCGTTCTTGCCACCGGCGACCATGAGGAATCGGAAGCCAAGCGCGTCGCCGCGCTGATCGGAGCGGACGGCTACCATTTCAATTGCAGGCCGGAAGATAAAGCGGCATTGGTTCGGCAATGGCAGTCGTTCGGAAAAGTAGCGATGATCGGCGACGGCGTGAATGACGCGCCTGCGCTGGCCGCCGCCGATGTAGGGATCGCCATCGGGGGCCACAAGAACATCGGCCTGTCTATTGCTTCGTCCGATATGGTTATTCTTGGTGAGGATGCCAACGATCTGATCCAGATTCTCCAGATAAGCCGGAAAATGCGCCAGATTATCAAGCAGAATTACACGTGGGCGATCTCCTTCAACGGGGTAGGATTGACACTGGCAACCTTTGGATTATTAAACCCTGTGCTCGCTGCGTTTCTGCACCATATCAGTTCGGTATTAGTAGTCGCCAATGCAGCTCGACTGTATTTGGGACGCTGGGAGATCGTTCCTCGACAATACATCGAGCCTATCGTGCTGACCCTGCGCGGCAGCCGCCTTTGGCGCACCGTAACGAAGATCTCCTCAAACGCGCAGCAACCCGCCGTCAGTCTAGGCGGCGAAAACACCGACTAAAAGGTATTTCGGTCTTCTAGAGCACATTTTCCCAGTGAACCAGAGAACCTTGCTTCGACATCCGCCATCTGGCAGTATCGGAGTCCCGGTTTGAAATCAGGCGAGCGGATGTCGGACATGACGGACAGCCAGAGAACCGTTCTTGAAGTACGAGATCTGTCGGTGTCTTACGGGGAAGACAGGATCATTCGCGATCTTTCCTTCTCGGTCGTACAAGGCTCCGTTTTCGTCATCCTCGGGCCCAATGGGGCTGGCAAGACGACATTGCTCCGGGCGCTTCTCAAGCTCGTCCCCTATGAAGGCGAGATCACTTGGCATACCCGTAAGCTCAGTTATCTCCCACCCCAAGAGTTCGTGCAACGGCGAGACATTCCGCCGCTCGATCTGGAAGAATTCTTCCGTTTCAAGACGCGCGACGTCGCTGCCATGAAGCGGATGTTCACTGAGGTTGGACTGGACGATGCGCTGCTTGCTCGTCCGTTTGGAACGCTTTCCACCGGTCAGTTCCAGCGGATGCTGATCGCCTGGGCGCTGGTGGACGATCCCGAGGTGCTGTTGCTGGACGAACCCACTTCTGGCATCGATATCGGCGGAGAGGAAACGATTTATACGCTGCTGCAACGCTTCCGCCAGACTAAGCCTTTGACCATTCTACTGGTCACCCACGACCTGCATGTCGTTTGGGAACACGCACAGACGGTTCTCTGCCTGAATCGGCACAAGTTGTGCTTAGGTGCCCCTCAGGAGGTGCTGACACCGCAACAGTTGCGGACACTTTACGGCACTGGCGTCAAATACTACGAGCACCAGCACCCATGAACGGCAATCTTTTCCTGGCATTCCTTCTGAGCGGCGCAATTGGGGCCCTGGCCGGATATCTTGGCTCGCTGATGCTCAGCAAACGCATGGCGCTGGTGGGTGGCGCGCTGGGTCACCTGACCTTGCCGGGCATCGCGCTCGCCCTGCTCTATGATTTCGACGTCTCCCTCGGCGCGCTGTTATTCTTGGGACTCGGGGTCTGGTTGATCTGGTATTTGGAAAAGAAGACCCACTTGCATCTCGAGGCCCTTACTGCGGTCGTATTTTCGACTTCCCTCGCGGTTGCGTTCCTCTTTCTTCCTCAAGAGAAAGCGGAAATCGCATTGCTCGGCGATGTTTCCCAGATCAAGGTTTCGACGGTGTTGGTCACGCTGGTATTGGCATCCGGTCTTTACCTGACGATTCGCCGCATCTATCCGAATCTGGTGCTCGTCGGCATTTCACCGGATCTCGCAGGAGCACAAGGCGTGGATGCACGCTGGCACAACACGATCTACCTCATCTGTGTCGCTTTGACCGTCGCGCTCGGCGTACGCATCGTGGGAGGATTGATGACCGCTGCGTTGCTTGCGATCCCGGCCTGCACGGCAAGAAACCTCAGCTCGAATTTGGCGCAATACGCCTTCCTCAGTATGGCGGCCGGCGGGCTCTCCGCGATGCTGGGCGTTGTTGCCTACGCCGTCACCGGCCTTTTTCCCGGCCCACTGATCATCATCGCCAGCGGGCTTCTGTTTCTGGTCTCGATTTTCCTGAAGCAACACGCCGTAACCCCCCGTTCTTAGATCGGACTCGGATCGGGATGGTAATCACGGCGAAATGGCGACCGCTTATGGAGCCACGACAGCTATCGAAAGAGCGTCCTCATGACGAAAGCCCTATTCACAAAGTCAGTCTTATTGGCCGGTTTGCTGGTCGAGGCGATACACCGCTGGTTCGATGCTCAGCTAAGCGAACACGCCCGTCACGCCATTCCCGGCCATCCTCACTCGCGCATGCATGGCAATTAGCGCCTGGTCCGTCATGGGGAAATCCGGCCGGGCGTGTTCTTGCGCCACCGCGACTGCCCGCAACGGATGGCACGTGACCGGTGCCGGGTAATCAGACGAGAAAGACATCAAAGACAACGATAGCGTGGGTCGGGGTCAGTAATGAAAATCGAATATCAACCGATTGGGACTATCCATTCTACCTTCACGGAGCCCACAGGCATGCCGATTCAACCCGCCGGGGCACTGGGAATTCAGGGAACCGTGGAGATCTTTCCCGAGTATCGCGCGGGCCTTCAAGACCTCGACGGTTTCTCTCATATCATTCTCCTTTACCATTTCCACAGGAGCCACGGCTTTGATTTGCGCGTGATTCCCTTCATGGATACCGAACCTAGAGGGCTTTTCGCGACCCGTGCGCCGAACCGCCCCAATGCCTTAGGCTTGTCGGTGGTGAAGCTGCTGGACATCCAAGGTTGCACCTTGCATATCGCCAACGTTGACATCCTTGACGGCACGCCGCTGCTGGACATTAAGCCATATGTACCGGATTTCGACGGTCCCGCGCCGGCCCGTACGGGCTGGTTCGAAGAACCCATAAAAACCATTACCCAAAGAAAATCCGACGGGCGCTTCACCGCACCGCCGTCACACAGCGGCGTTGTGATCTCGCCAGACCAGAAGACCGGAAATGACCACGGCACAGGCGACAAGCAGGAAAGCAGCCATCAAATCATTCAAAAGCTCGGGCGCGAACATCAGCAAAACGCCCAGACCCAACATCATCAACCCCGAAACGAGCTTGAGCAAACGTCCCTCCCGTTCGCCGAGCTTCTTCGTTCCCATCGTTCGGATGAACAAGGCAACGATTACGAGCAGGGGCACCACATAAATGAGGTTGTATAACAACAGATACACGTAATATTCCGGACCGTTCAAGTGGCTCAGAGTCAGAATGCGCGTATAGACCATCGGAAAACCGGCCGTGCACAAGAGTTCATAACTATTGGCGGCGATTGCCAGAACCGCGGTGCTCACCATCATGGCTGGCCATTGCCCGGCTTCCACCACATGTCGCATTTTCTCGAAGAGCCGAGGTTTGAGGCTGGCAGGAATCGAGAGACTGAAGCCACGACCGAAATAAAAATAATCCTTGATGTTGACCGCCCCTATTGCCACGGCAATCAAACCGGCTAGAAAAGTGACCACAGCCAGCTCCCCGATGAGCAGAAACAGGTTCAACCAAGCCGCCATAAAAACAAAGTACATGACGCCGGAAAAGAATACGAACAGTCCGCCGATCACCGCCATACGCTTCGGGTCCTGGCTGCGGACCAACAGGCTCATCAGAAATAGGAGCACGAAGAACGCGCACGGGTTGAAGGCGTCCAAGCCGGCGATCAGCAGGGTCAAGACCGGGAGCGAATGTTTTCCGGGCTCGATTTCGCCGAGGATGGGCAAGCTCAGCGTCGGCGAAGGCGTCGTGGGGGACACTTGGCCGCCAGCATTCTGACGGCAGGCCAAAAGCTCCGCCTCTAGCCGACGGCCGGTGCTTTCCGGACTGCCGAAACCAGTCCACATCGTCCTGCAGAACAGGAAAGCCGGTACGGAGATGGCTTGCTGTCCTAAACGCTTCGCCATCTCACCGAAGAGTTTGACGTTGTCCTCGCTTGCCGTAAGCTCGTAGCGGTGGATTCGAAGCCAAGCGTGTTTTTTTTCCAGTTGCGCGATGAACGGAATAGCCTCCTGGCAATGTGGGCAATAACGGGTCCAGAAGAAATGGAGGTGGACCACGGTCTGTCCCTTCGGGTCGGTCTCGTACCAGAGGGGATCCGGTATTTCCACTGCGGCGCGTACTGAAGATGCGGCTCCCCACGCCAATAATCCGCAAAGCAAGAGAACGACCGCCCTCCGCATCACGCCACCACTCAAGTACGCCTGGCGAGGCAGCGTTCAAAGGCGGGAAGATGATGGTCCCGGGACGCGGATTGGAGATTTTCCAGCACGCGGCGCACATCGGGCTCAGCCGTCGTTGCGAGGAGCCGCTCGTACATGCCCATGTTTTCCTTCTCCGCCTCGAGCCCCCGCCGGCAGGCCTCCTCCAGAGTGTCCGGCGCTTGCACTTTCTCTGGCCAATGATCGTCGGGAATGGCGCAACCATGGCTCCGGAATAGCGCGACGAGCGCGGCGACGTGCCGCTCCTCGGCTTCAAGGATATTGGAGAAAGGGCGGACCGCGCCGAACTTCTCGATCACCTTTTGGTACGTCGCGCGGGCCTTGTATTCGTCTTCCAGAGCCTCGTTCAGCCGATCTTGCAGAGTCGTTTCCATAGGAATACCTCGTTGCGATCCGATTCAAGGGAAAACATGCGGGTCGATGCCTTCACATTCGGCCTCCGGGTGGTGTTTCTTGATGACCTCCTCGATCTCCGTGACACGGTCCCACGGCGTATCGACCATCATGAGAATCTCGCCGTTTTCGATGGCGTCCTGGAATTTCTGGATGCGTCGGCTGCTAAAGGCGGCTCCCGCCATGCTCGACATCAAGCCGCCCACACCGGCTCCCGCCAGGGTGATGGCCAAGACGGCGCCGCCGCCCAGCACCAAGCCGGTCGGCAAGGCGAGAGCGATCAATCCGCCGACCAGCCCCACCGCCCCACCCAGGGCGATACCCTGTTCAAGCGCGGGCAAAAAGTCGGTCTTTTGCAGAAACGATGCTTCGGGCAGGTCTTGGAGCGATACATTCTGTTTGGCGATTATATGGATGTGTTTTTCCTCGATACGGGAGAGCAGCAGTTCGTCCACGATCTGCTTGGTGATCTCGATATTCGGGGTCAGGAAATAGATGCGTTTCATGATGCATTCTCCATTTGGGAGTCAACTGATAAGCTAACTGGGCACAATGCCGCTTCGGCGAGATTGCGCCGATTTCGCAGAGTTCACGCTAGCAAATGCTTGCAGAGCCGAGTCAAAAAAGCCAGATCGTCACCGGCCAAGGCCAGCGTAGTACCTCGCAAGCTGCTGGATTTCCTCCCGGCTGAGTTGCCGGGCGATCAGACGCATGCGTTGATACAAATCGTTGGCCCGTGCGTCGGACTGATAAGCGAGAAGGGTTTGCTCCAGATAGCTTGCCTTTTGCCCCGCTAGCGCCGGGGTATCCACTCTTTCTCCCTGTCCACTCGATCCATGGCAAGCAGCGCACGGCGGGAGAATACGCTTCCCATCCCCATGCTCCACAAGTATTTCGGCATTTTCGAATCGAAGAGGTGCGGCTGTCGGCGGAAGCGGCTGTCGGCTGTAATAGGCAGCTACATCAGCTATGTCCTGGTCGGATAGATTCGCCATTATCCCCTTCATGATTTGGCTGGCTCGGCTACCATTCTTGTAGTCTTGCATCTGTTTAAAGAGATATGTGGCCAACTGGCCGCTAAGATACGGAAACGACGATGGGTCATTTTCCGGACTCGCGCCATGGCAAGCGTCGCAGGTTTGGGCAACCGCCATCCCTTTCTCCGCATCGCCATTTCGAACGAAGTTCAGAGCATCTGTGGTCCAGCCGATTCGGGATGAAGGGGCCGCTGCAGCCACACTTGCCGAAGCCAGAAGTATTGTCACTGGGAATCGCTTCAGCCTATGCATGTTCAATAGCCCCAGGCGATCGCATCGTAGGTCTTCACTAAAAAAAACTGTGCGATCGGATAGCCGAAATTGACCAGCATTAGCAACAGAATCACGAGATTCCACACTTTGAAACTATTGAGCACCTCAGGCAAATTACTGGCA encodes the following:
- a CDS encoding cation-translocating P-type ATPase gives rise to the protein MSFEGFFRWLDSELPKISPFRDPLLLRLVLAVIPVVFFAIDALYDMPFFYGLALPFYWLCLALYALGLLRSVAILHQVSAELLIVLVMIVTLIDGKPLSGALVAWFIGLGLYVSFTIIRKNREKIEGLIKQTKTTALLMVGSEIREVPTHTVQKDDVLIVPKGSVVPVDGIIIEGRSSFDESSISGEPFPIHRIPGDDILSGTFNLSAPIQIKATKSGDDSFISVITAEIEKTLQYKSTLQKRADAIVQYLLLGVSGYSFLLLFVSGSLDLMATALSVLCPCAWALATPTAFASGIGRSARLNILVRGGEPLETMHEVKTVILDKTGTVTLAVPEVHQIVAMKTTEAELLEIAASLESRFTSPVARSIVNYCKDLGITRLRPVRDAEDLPGRGVRGRLDHCEILIGSPETLEMQGIQLPEIKYVGRTIGLAKDGELMGMVIIRDVVQTAMENLAASIRSFGVERVVLATGDHEESEAKRVAALIGADGYHFNCRPEDKAALVRQWQSFGKVAMIGDGVNDAPALAAADVGIAIGGHKNIGLSIASSDMVILGEDANDLIQILQISRKMRQIIKQNYTWAISFNGVGLTLATFGLLNPVLAAFLHHISSVLVVANAARLYLGRWEIVPRQYIEPIVLTLRGSRLWRTVTKISSNAQQPAVSLGGENTD
- a CDS encoding DUF1269 domain-containing protein; protein product: MKRIYFLTPNIEITKQIVDELLLSRIEEKHIHIIAKQNVSLQDLPEASFLQKTDFLPALEQGIALGGAVGLVGGLIALALPTGLVLGGGAVLAITLAGAGVGGLMSSMAGAAFSSRRIQKFQDAIENGEILMMVDTPWDRVTEIEEVIKKHHPEAECEGIDPHVFP
- a CDS encoding cytochrome c; this encodes MTILLASASVAAAAPSSRIGWTTDALNFVRNGDAEKGMAVAQTCDACHGASPENDPSSFPYLSGQLATYLFKQMQDYKNGSRASQIMKGIMANLSDQDIADVAAYYSRQPLPPTAAPLRFENAEILVEHGDGKRILPPCAACHGSSGQGERVDTPALAGQKASYLEQTLLAYQSDARANDLYQRMRLIARQLSREEIQQLARYYAGLGR
- a CDS encoding metal ABC transporter permease encodes the protein MNGNLFLAFLLSGAIGALAGYLGSLMLSKRMALVGGALGHLTLPGIALALLYDFDVSLGALLFLGLGVWLIWYLEKKTHLHLEALTAVVFSTSLAVAFLFLPQEKAEIALLGDVSQIKVSTVLVTLVLASGLYLTIRRIYPNLVLVGISPDLAGAQGVDARWHNTIYLICVALTVALGVRIVGGLMTAALLAIPACTARNLSSNLAQYAFLSMAAGGLSAMLGVVAYAVTGLFPGPLIIIASGLLFLVSIFLKQHAVTPRS
- a CDS encoding metal ABC transporter ATP-binding protein, with protein sequence MKSGERMSDMTDSQRTVLEVRDLSVSYGEDRIIRDLSFSVVQGSVFVILGPNGAGKTTLLRALLKLVPYEGEITWHTRKLSYLPPQEFVQRRDIPPLDLEEFFRFKTRDVAAMKRMFTEVGLDDALLARPFGTLSTGQFQRMLIAWALVDDPEVLLLDEPTSGIDIGGEETIYTLLQRFRQTKPLTILLVTHDLHVVWEHAQTVLCLNRHKLCLGAPQEVLTPQQLRTLYGTGVKYYEHQHP
- a CDS encoding thioredoxin family protein, with protein sequence MEIPDPLWYETDPKGQTVVHLHFFWTRYCPHCQEAIPFIAQLEKKHAWLRIHRYELTASEDNVKLFGEMAKRLGQQAISVPAFLFCRTMWTGFGSPESTGRRLEAELLACRQNAGGQVSPTTPSPTLSLPILGEIEPGKHSLPVLTLLIAGLDAFNPCAFFVLLFLMSLLVRSQDPKRMAVIGGLFVFFSGVMYFVFMAAWLNLFLLIGELAVVTFLAGLIAVAIGAVNIKDYFYFGRGFSLSIPASLKPRLFEKMRHVVEAGQWPAMMVSTAVLAIAANSYELLCTAGFPMVYTRILTLSHLNGPEYYVYLLLYNLIYVVPLLVIVALFIRTMGTKKLGEREGRLLKLVSGLMMLGLGVLLMFAPELLNDLMAAFLLVACAVVISGLLVWRDHNAAV